The Brachypodium distachyon strain Bd21 chromosome 4, Brachypodium_distachyon_v3.0, whole genome shotgun sequence nucleotide sequence GGCTCGAATTAACCACCGGTGTGATATGCATCTTGCTTTGAACAAGATCATGAACCTCTCTTTGCGTGGTGGCGTTTACAGTGATCTGTTTTCTTGCAGATTTTCAGCTGGGTGGCGAACAAGATCGGCGGGAAGCAAGAAGCGAGCCGGTTCCCAGCAAGTTCTTCTGGGCCTTCTCGTGAGTGAGCTTGGGAACTTTCACTTTCTTGCTACTACTATCATTTTTACCCACATCTCTGTCACCAGTAGAACAGTGTGATCTGGAACTTGAAGCGAAATGATCAATACTTTCCTTCTAaaatagaggaagaagatgacgagCTTTGTTTGTAGAAGCTGCACGTTTGCCTTTTAAGTTCCACCCGTGTCAGCTAGCTTCAAGCCATTAAAATTGTTTTGCGTCGTATTTCCTTCTAGAATAGGCGATCATTGTTATGTTCACAAAAGTTGATCTCGAATTTATTTTCTGATGATGGAAGTAACATGTTGTTTTGTTGgtcatgcatatgtatcaGTGCCAGTGATCCAAGGATTCTTGCTAACAGTCTGGGTCTTAAGATATTCTGCACTCCATTCATCTTAGATCTAGTGATCAGCTGAGGAAGCTACCTTTTATGATAAGGCCATAAACTGAGAAAATAATGCAGTGCAGTGGCATTCTGTCACTTGTCCCTTGTGaatgtttttctttgattttCTCTGCATAAACTCTACTGTTTATTTAGTGTAATCTTTCCCAAAGCTGGACAAAACTGAAGAGCTTTATGCAGCTAATTATACTCCAAGTCCAACTAAATTGTGCTAATGCAACCAAgtaccttttttgtttttacatGCTTCGGTTTTGTCGCGTCTTTCATTCTATATGTACAGAGATGGTATGCTTAGTTTATAGCCCCAACTCACCATATGTGGTCAAAGTAACAGAGAGTCGGTTATTCTGGGGTAAAATCCTGACCTCTGTTGAAGTCAACTAATCCTGCCGAAAAGTACTGTTATTCTGTCAAGAACACATAAAAAGACTAGTAATATTGGGGAGTGAATGTTTCCTTTAACATTTATATGTGTGATGAAGTTGTTGCCCACATACGGAAAATGACATGAGAACATCAGGATGTGGAGCAAGTATGGGCAAACATATATCTAAGGCTATAAACTGATGAGAAACCACAAGGGTTCAAGGATTTTAAATTAGTGGTCCATGCTTCGGATCCAATTTTAAGCTAACATGATCTTAGGACCATACCTTTGTGTCTGACATGGAATTGGCAGCTTAATTTAGTTCTAATGTGCAGGCGCTAATGTGTCGGATTGTCGCAAGGATGAGTTCAGCGACTGGCCCCAATCATTGCTTGCAATTGGGACTTTTGGAAACAAGCAGATAGAGGAGGTAGCACAAGTGCATAACTCCCCCGAGGATGTGCATTCCATGCAAGACGGCATCAAGTTTACGGAAGAGGAAGTAGACAAGATACAGAAAGAATTTGCAATGATACTAGCAGGCAAAGACCAAGGGGAAGCTCATTATTCGCATGATGATGATCAGCCCAAAACTGTCGATGAGAGCGTCAATGAGAAGCACATGGACCAGTTGATGTACAAGAAGATCATCATAAGTAAAGCAAGAGATTCACTGGGGAAGAAAAGAAGTAATATTAAGCCGAGATCGGTTGCTTCCCTACTCAAATTACTGATATGTAAGGGTGGCTTTACCTCTGCGGTTCCTGACCCAAGAAGCTCTTTCCCTCAATCAAGAATCGAGAAGGTACCCTTACATTCTAATGTAAATTTGTAGTCAATTAAACCCTATTTAGTAGCATCTTATATGTGATTCATGTTCTATTTCAGCTGCTCAAGGCAATACTGCAGAAGAAAATACACCCGCAAAATTCTTCGGCGCAAGGACCTAGGAGGCATTTGGACTGGAAGCCGGACGAGCAAGAAATCAACGAATGCCTCGAGGATGCACTCCGTGATCTAGATGATGACGGCGCAAAATGGGTCAAAACTGATTCAGACTGTAAGTTACACATATACTTCAATACTGAACAAGAGATGTTATCGTGCATTGAACGTCTTTGCACACTGCTTATTGTTTTCAAGCAACTCAGCATGTTTTACCTTGTTTGCAGTTATTGTGCTGGAAATGTAAAGGTGGGTGAATACATTTGTTCATTCAGGTCAGGTGTGCATCTTCCTTCTGAACTCAAAACTTTCAGCATAACTCAAGACGAAGTATCCTACCTTTTGACTGTTGTGCTGGCAATCTGATCGATTCTCTTCAATGTTACAGGTCCCCGACCGTCTTGGCCAGCTAGGGGTTCACACTGTTATGATATTACCATATACATAGAGAGAAGTGTGGGATATAGTCAGCAATGAAGCTACGAATTATTATGTAATGCATGCCCCTCTGTTTCTGACATAAATCATTTGTAATTTGGGTTACTTGGATTATGATAAGAAACTCCCGGGACAAACCATGCCTCATGTGTCCGTTCTTCACTCCCTCATCCTTGAGATTGTACACTACAAGGCCTTTAAATTCCCAATTATAACCATCCATAGTACTATGATGCTAGTCCTAGACGGAATTTCATTTAGCATTGCATATACTCACTTTATTTGGATCGGCTGGCACGCCGCGCCTGATCTATCAGTGTTGGTGTATCCCGTACCGTACCAGCGGAGTTAAATATTGGGCGTGATCCtctctgaatttttttctgtCAGCACTCCTCGCGTATATGCTGAAAAATCGACTGTCTCCAAAATATCTTCTACAGATAATCCCCATTCACGTTGGGTGTAAAAACTCGAGCAAAAAGTCCCCTGAAAATTAGGGTTCATGTGCATACGAATTCAGTTCGCTTGACCGAGGGAGCGCACCTGCTGCGTTGCGCCGCGATCGCCCGAACGGGTTTCTTCTTCCCGGACGAAATTAACACCCGTTGGAGTTGGTGTACTGGCGCCGCCGATGCCGTTTCCGTCCGTCGGCAGGATCCCCGTCCCGGCCATGTCGGACGGCCGGGCGAGAAATTCCAGGTCAATGTCTCCTGGCCCTGCCACCGGCCTCCGCAAagggaagaaaaaggaagaggaggtcTACTGGAGCTGTGGAGCATGGAGCGACTGCGGCGATGGGCGATGGCTATGGACGGACATGCCGCTGTGTCGCCTCGGCCGGCCGCTGTGTCGCCTCGGCCGGCCGCTGTCCCGTCTCTGATAAGTCGGCAGGTCGGCACGCGCTTGGAGGGACCAGCCGCCGACTAGCCAAACCAAAATATCCTAGGGGCGACGAGTCTGCTGCAACCTCCAGATTCCAGAAGCCTCAGAGCAGGAAAAATGCCGGAGGTTGTGCCAAGGTAGGCGTTGATCCTGCTGGCCAGCGTAACGGTCTTttctgaagattttttttttttgcggggaggTCTTTTCTGAAGATTTATTGTGACGAACTGGCGGACAGCACCTTGCTACAGCCTATCGGTATTTCAGAAATTTTCACTGAAAATTTGCTCCCATTCTAAAATCCCAAAGCACTAGGATGATGGGCTGTTCTAACCTCAGGAAACAATCTGACCAGCCCGGCAAGATACGAGAAATCGAGACGCCGCGGCCTGGCTGCAAAACCGGTTACGCACTGACGCACTCTCCACTCGTCGTCCACCGGCCCGGCGGCCCATGCTTTGCGCTCGTTTTGCGAGCTGAGGCCCGTCACAGCTTGGACCCAGGAGTCTTCCGATCAGcgttttttcttctggttCCTCTCATCTCCGACCATCGATTAGGCATCGGTTGACGAAGGGAACCATAGATCAACGTCTGGCTGCAGTTTGTTTATCTTTTTTGTGAGGTTTTGTGTCCTCGCGACGGCGTCTTGATgaaggaggcgacggcgtatGGATTAATAGTCTCTCGGCTCCATCCTCTTCTTGGTGTAGTCAACACGATCTACTCCATGGAGCTCGTGGATCTCgcggtttgttttttcgttattttggtcttctttctAGTTGGTTCGATGAAGAATTAGCAGATCCTCAACCTGCCTTGCAAGGGGTGTGTCCCTGGCCAGAGTGCGTTCAACGATATCAGGTTCTCACCCGTTGCGGTGAGCGACTCATGTGGCTATTCAAAACCAATAAGGTTAGTCCAGTTTGTACAATTTTGATcttctgcaatttcatcaCTGGAGACATGAAGAGTTTTCAAGATACGGATGACGGATCAAGAGTTTTTTACTTCAAAGAATCTCGTTGTAACTTTTAGTTTTATTAGGGGGttttgttgttggttttcgtttcaattttgattacttgttttttttttattgaatcaataaaaccacatgtttcttaaaaaaagaaggaaaacagCCTATcctctctctaaaaaaaaaaggaaaatggcaTATCCAACTACTTGTACATAAACACGACTAAAATGTATGGCACCACCGAACCTTAAAATGGCTTTTGAAGAtctttatttaaaaaaacagaaatcatattttgaatttttttccagTGTCAATATAGATGTAAGTATAATCTTTATCAAAAATACTTTAGTTTGTCATCTATgcaaaaatcaaaaaaatttagatttCAAATAGATGAACACTTTACTATTTTAGATCTACAAACTTGTGATTTTTGCACGGAGCACAAATCCGCATATcttttgacaaaaataaacAGGTATCTAGAATACATCTATACTTACTCTAGAACAAAAACAGATTTTTTTCGAAGCTTTCAAATATGAATTTCATTTAGAAGACTTCATGCAGCGTGGGAGCCACCGAATCGTGTTTTATTAGACGGCTAAACATTATTGTAGATCTAGATCTACAAACTTGTGTTTTTTGCACGGAGCACAAATCAGCATATcttttgacaaaaataaacAGGTATCTAGAATACATCTATACTTACTCTAGAACAAAAACAGATTTTTTTCAAAGCTTTCAAATATGAATTTCGTTTAGAAGACTTCATGCAGCGTGGGAGCCACCGAAtcatgttttattagatggcTAAACATTATTGTAGCCCAACTCAAAGAAAAGACTAAacagtactcccttcgtttttcaaaaatgtaATGCATATATTGTTGAACATTAAACTTTTAAACTTTCACCAAATTTataacaaaaaatatcaacatatgCAATGTTAAACTAAGgtattataatttttttttactgaattGATGATCGTCATTTGGCATAAAGTTGATTAAAAtttacagattttttttagagaaagaAAACTTGTTATATGCACTATATGTGTTGAAACGAAGGAGCACTATATTACCGCTCTAATATTTTAAGCAACTTTAGCTGCTAGATTACTACTAGCCTGTCAGGAAAACATAAAACCCATTGTCCATCGACGGAGTATATGAAGTGGCTAGATGGGGATGGGACAGACAATCTCACCATCGGGTGTACGCAGAACATAAAGTGCGTCCATGGAGACACACACACTAGACAGTGCCAGTATCACATCACAGTAATACTCGGAATTCACTTAGCGTGCACGGTTAACAGTACGCTTGAGGGGTAGTGGaggatcatcatcatcgtcatcagTGGCTGGGGGAGTTTCGAGTCAACAGAGCGTTGATGCAGCTTTAGAAGGCAGGCATTTCGCATTACCAGAGAGATCGCGCGCGGATCGGGGATGGATCGAGACCTGTGCGCTCTGACCACTCACCAGTCAAGTGGGGGGGAGGCTTAGCTTCAAGAAATTGCCAAATGAAAGAGCCAAAGGAGCTCAGGCTCACTCACCTCATGGTCATGTGGAAgtacctttcttttctttctcgtGGAAAGAATGGATGTATGTAACAAACAAGATTTACCTTTGGGGCTTTGGCCTGCCGTGACGAAGATCATGTCTATTTTGATAATGTTAGTGCCACGAGGCGATGTCCTCCGGATTCTGAACATTGGTGTCCTGTGAATTCTGAAACTGAAGAACAAAGATAATAACGGTGTGCTACTCctctgaactgaactgaaagGCAAAGATATGTATATCAGCTGCTAGGTTGGTCATTTATGTTGGGAAAAATATAGCGGCAACCACCAGTAATTCACGGTCGATAATTCGTTTGGTCATGTGCACCTTTCACATGCCATGAAGAAGGCAAGGCAGCCCATTCAAGAAAGAGGTCCAGGTCTCGCATTTAATCTGGTGGACAAAACCAGAAAAGGTTCGTTCCGGCTCGTGATCGATCCGGTTGTTGGTGCCACTTTCCGGTCAACTGAGCAGTTGCTGTAGTAGTATCCTTTAGCTGGAAGCTTTCTCGAAGATGGGGACCTCCCTCTGTGATCCTTGGATGGTCACGATGAGTTGATGAACCAACATAGCAATGCATGTGATCTTTTGCAGCACCTTCACTGTGGAACTGTACTAAAAAGGTACTAATAAAATGGGGGTCGGAATGCATAGCGAGGTCCCTTCCACTGGGCTGTCTGTGTATGATCCTGTGGCAACCATACATTCCTGTTAATTGTTTCCACACGTATTTAGGTTATTCTGGTGATCTACTAGTACCCCATCTAAACACTGTCAACTTCCTTGTAATCAAAATTCAATACTGGAGCAATCAAACAAGGGCACACCTATCCACTGGAGTAGTGAGTCGAGGGACAAACACAGACAGCAACAGCAGAGACTGCAAGTCTGCAATAAACAACCACACACAACACAACGCAACAGCGTCGTATCCCAATCACGACATGAATGCCTGATGCCAACGAGCTGTCCACCTAATCGGCTAATCCACACATAAACATTCGGCTCTACGGCTGCTGCTGTTCCAGTTCTTtccctgccgctgccgctgctgctacCGAACAccattaaaaaaagagagagtgtGTGAGTCGAGAACCTTTCTCCCCCAACGGTCACTTCGTCATCCCCAACCCAAACCAACCGTTCGCCTCCTCCGTCCTGTCCAGCCAGGAGAGGAGGTCCTCCTTCCACGCGagcgagcggaggagggagagcagcgaggcagccagcagaggtGCCGATCGAGGTGATGAGGAATCATCGCCATCATCATTaactcctcgtcttccttccCCTCGAaagcgccgccaccaccggaTCCAAGTATCCAACACCTCCGCTCTCGAAAGTCCAAACCCTGTCCCCGTTCCTTCGCTTTCTCCCTCCGCTCCCGCTTTTAACGCGCGCGTGGCTACCGCCTGGGTCatgcccctgccgccgcgaTGGCTCGTAGCGGCGTGGAGGTGATCGCCAGCAGAGGGTGCTCGAAGCTGCTCCTTCCCGGGATGCagccctcctctgcctccgccgcttcctcctTTGCATCTGCCtcgcgcgcctccgccgccgctcagaGACAGCCTGAAGGCGCCTTCGCCGGCCTGGTCATCTGCGTCACGGGGCTGTCCAAAGGTGCTTGGTTTGCTTCTCGATTTGATCAGGGAAGGTTTGAAAACTGTGTGTGCTGATGGGTTTTAGTTTGGCTGattggggatttttttttgtctgggTGCAGAGGCTAGAATTCAGGTGAAGGAGGCGGCCGAGAGGCTGGGAGGCGAGTACAGCGGGAGCTTGCACCCCAAATGCACTCATCTTGTGGTGCAGATATCCTTACACATCATGGGCCGTTATGTGATTTTCAGAAATTTCATTGTTATGTATGTTCCTCGGAATTCAGGGTACGATGCTTCCTTAACATACACCACAGCTTTGCCGGCCGCAAGTTCGAGCACGCGCTCAAGCATGGCCCCAGGAATGGGCTCTTTGTTGTGACACTGGGCTGGTTTGTAGATTGCGTTCGAAGGAACAGTAAGCCATGCCTCATCATTAGTTCTCCCTGTTCTGTCTTTGATGAACTATTTCTAGTGAATTATTTGATTTGTGGTGTTTATGCTACAGTGAGGCTGGATGAATCCTTGTACAGTATCAAGAACATGGGGGAGAACGGCCTGCCACTCGGGGAGTTCAACAGGCTTGTTGGAGTTCCTGTTAGCGAGCAGTCATGCCTTCCACCAATGATATTTCAAGACAAAGCATGCTCAGGCGCAACTCAGAAGCATCAGCTTCAGGGTCCTAGAGAGAAACCTGAACATGACTTGTTCGTTTTTGCGAATGACACGATCTACATTGATCCTGGGATATCTGGtgagatgaagaagaaggtaTGCTCCATCTCAATTGCTTCTTCCTTCCGTAATGGTTGACTTCACGTCTTCACCAGAATCCACCAAACCACAGCTTTCAGCCAGCAAAAGAGTCTTTTTGTTGCTTCTGTTGATGGAATGCCATATTACACACCAAATGGATCAGATAGTTTGTTAACACTTAATGTGGTTATGGTAAGAGAAAAGCAAACAGCTCAAATGATGCAATACATAGTCTCTGAATGGTTCCGGTGTAGAAGCATCGCTGAATTTTCACTCTTTCAGCAGAATCATCTTTACAAGACATCTCCTTTAATTGCAAAACTATGTTGATATAAAAAGGCATCTTGTCTGCATGAATTTTCAACCCTTTCCTGGAATCATCTTTACAGGACATCTCTTGCTAAATTGCATGAAATATGTTTATGCAAAGGCATCTTTTCTGCAGATATCTGATGCTGCTACTAGAGAAGGTGCAAAATTGTTGGACCATTGGTTTATTGGTTGCCATGCCACATATGTTGTGTGTGAGGATGCTTCTGTCAAGAGATATGTTGGTCACTCAGACAACATCGTAACAGTAAGCAATACTGAATTACTGCAATAATATCTCACTTGTTGCCATGTGCTAGCTTACTTAGGACCATTTCGTTGTTTTAACATTTTTCTGCTTCTGATGTGTCAGCCACTTTGGATCTTGAAAACAGTGAAAGAAAAGAACTTGCAGCGTCTTGTCCACTTGTCTTCAGACCTAGCTAGACAGGTTGCTGTGGTTTTAGAAAATTTCCAGACATCTCAAGAGGTACTGTATTCCAAGCATACACTTTGTGGACAAAACCTGAATCAATTATTCTCTTATACAAAATATCTCTACAAATTGGGAAAAAGGGTTTTAGTTTTAGTTTTGACAAAGCTAGAAATAAGATTTCTCGCATCATCTTTTTAGGAATTTACCctcaccttttttttgttgaaaccAGATTGTTATCAGGCATTTTACATGTGCAACTCCTACCTTTCTTTATAAAGCAGAACTTCTTTCAAGAACTTTGGAAAAGCAAAAGAATGGTCTAGATTTAAGTTTGAACAAACTTGATATCATCTGTACATGGGCCACTCCTACTTGTCTCGTGGTTATTTTTTCTAGGCGCTCCGGCTCCACATGCTGTCTCTTTTTGCctgctaaaaaaaagaaaaaccgacTTGATATCTAGCATTTGTACATGGGCCACTCCTACCTGTCTTCCTGAAATGGAGTGCACAGTGTATTCAATAACGAGCAACTACTCTCCTGGAATGTATTTAGAAGACAAGACCAGACAATGTGGTCCATGTAGATGGGGATAGTCTCTCCCAGCTAACTTTTAGATGATTTCTTGAACAgtttatgttctgaaaataaaattggGCATCATGTTCATATTAGGTTTATTTACACATTTTGACCCTTTGTTGCCGAACTTCAAATGTGGTGATACTGGATGCTCTGTTCTTTTAGAATAGAAAACTTGGGAGTGTTCCTTCTCTGGACTCAAAGGGCACTGGATTGCCACCAACCGGAATGGAGGTAAACGAGATTCACCAGGAGAGGCAAAATTTTGTTGAAGTAGCAAAAAAAGATATTCGAGAACGCCGTGTCCGCCGTATGCAGGTAACGGTTGTCTTACCCAGAAAATTCACTGTTATGTTTTCTTCCAGCATCGTAAAACTGGTTCTTGGATTATTTTGGACATTAGTTGAATATTTGTAGAGCAGCCCACTTATGTTCTTtaacttattttataaaaatccATAAAATTCATTTTGGTACGCAACTATGCATATGACCGTAACTTTTACAGAACTACAACACATTTTAGACGTTCAATACTTTGTGCTTTATCTGCTGTCACATATCTAATGGGTATGTAATATAGGATCTCAAAAACGAAAATTCCATGGACAGTTTGTATGCGCATGTCTTGGTTTAAACTAGCAGTTATTCTGCATGTGGGTATGTTCTCACAAGCTCGTTTCTGCGTATCTGGCAGTCACAGTTAACTAATTTCTTGCGAGTTGTGACTAGCATGGGGATGTTGATATGATTAGAAAAGCAATTGGAAAATAAGAATATGCTGATGTCATGGTCCTATGCAGCACGAATTATTGTACTTcgtatatgattttttttatttcatgtTGTTAACGTTACTCATGTAGCTATGTGTTGAATTGCTACCTTTTGTATCATGTTTGGCTCttctatatgaaatgttttgatGAATGCCCACATTATGGTTTCAAGCCAGTCATGTGAAGTACCAATCCATCCGCTCACACCAGTCACACTTCTGGATTCAATCTGCTGGACAATATCTGAGTCAGCTTCATCTGCGTGTATTTATACGGATTCATCATGGTCTGATGATGCCAATGAGCAGCAAAGCACTACTTATTTTGATGCAAATGGGGATGGAAAGGATCGGGACCAGT carries:
- the LOC100830671 gene encoding uncharacterized protein LOC100830671, with the protein product MKIFSWVANKIGGKQEASRFPASSSGPSRANVSDCRKDEFSDWPQSLLAIGTFGNKQIEEVAQVHNSPEDVHSMQDGIKFTEEEVDKIQKEFAMILAGKDQGEAHYSHDDDQPKTVDESVNEKHMDQLMYKKIIISKARDSLGKKRSNIKPRSVASLLKLLICKGGFTSAVPDPRSSFPQSRIEKLLKAILQKKIHPQNSSAQGPRRHLDWKPDEQEINECLEDALRDLDDDGAKWVKTDSDFIVLEM
- the LOC100830981 gene encoding uncharacterized protein LOC100830981 — encoded protein: MARSGVEVIASRGCSKLLLPGMQPSSASAASSFASASRASAAAQRQPEGAFAGLVICVTGLSKEARIQVKEAAERLGGEYSGSLHPKCTHLVVQSFAGRKFEHALKHGPRNGLFVVTLGWFVDCVRRNMRLDESLYSIKNMGENGLPLGEFNRLVGVPVSEQSCLPPMIFQDKACSGATQKHQLQGPREKPEHDLFVFANDTIYIDPGISGEMKKKISDAATREGAKLLDHWFIGCHATYVVCEDASVKRYVGHSDNIVTPLWILKTVKEKNLQRLVHLSSDLARQVAVVLENFQTSQENRKLGSVPSLDSKGTGLPPTGMEVNEIHQERQNFVEVAKKDIRERRVRRMQSCEVPIHPLTPVTLLDSICWTISESASSACIYTDSSWSDDANEQQSTTYFDANGDGKDRDQSADNFSRPLRESERSEVIFKNHFFTILFPLDRFGELGPSSRTFFSHGGFTCAQVLDHIYNFYQENMSTDEINVALHTDSRHADRLRSLYASAESVERGFVAVRRIDFLGSRRSFEALKRLNRENNSNVYELVIRA